In Drosophila gunungcola strain Sukarami unplaced genomic scaffold, Dgunungcola_SK_2 000026F, whole genome shotgun sequence, the following are encoded in one genomic region:
- the LOC128263908 gene encoding uncharacterized protein LOC128263908 → MLWWRETGRIRKSERTKALLAPALALQLVILIQAPSAQTPPPLKGRRPSAENGQQGQSVDSSSIFPVLPPDVRHANLTIGAGVHRYHSSNPPLLGRKVVFCDDDERFHDEVGLPLVPLGPLLEAGDVLPGPSLPKPVPERRDTSPSSQAGQADLRAADEQVPGGQGLAVVRVAA, encoded by the exons atgctatggtggcgagagacggggcgaattcgcaagagcgaacggacgaaagctttattggctcccgctctcgccctacaactagtgatattaatacaagcgccaagtgcgcaaacaccgccccctctgaagggacgacgtccttcagccgagaacgggcaacagggccagtcggtggacagctcgtcGATATTCCCCGTCCTGcctcctgacgtccgccacgcgaaccttactatcggcgccggcgtgcaccgctaccactcgtccaatcctccactgctggggcggaaggttgtcttctgcgacgacgacgagcgcttccacgacgaggttgggctccccctggtgccacttggaccgctgctggaggctggagatgtactcccgggaccatcgctgccaaaacctgtgcctgagagacgagacacctcgccatcgtcgcaagcaggtcaggctgatctg agggccgccgatgagcaggtgcccgggggtcagggcctcgccgtcgttcgggtcgctgcttag